One part of the Lotus japonicus ecotype B-129 chromosome 2, LjGifu_v1.2 genome encodes these proteins:
- the LOC130736933 gene encoding leucine--tRNA ligase, cytoplasmic-like, with protein TFGSTLAGRAIVYSEPEKKVLSRSGDECVVALTEQWYITYGESEWKKLAEECLSSINLFSDETRHGFEHTLSWLNQWACSRSFGLGTRIPWDDQFLVESISDSTIYMAYYTIVHYLQNGDMYGSTDQSVIKPQHLTDDVWDYIFCDGPFPKSTDISSSLLDIMKKEFEYWYPFDVRVSGKDPIQNHLTFCLYNHTAIMSKHHWPRGFRCNGHIKLNNNKMSKSTGNFRTIRQTIEEYSADATRLALANAGDGVDDANFEFNIADKTIKRLTKEIEWYEKILAAESSMTIGPPSTLADRVFANEINIAVKTTEQNYSNYMFREALRTGFYELQIAKDEYIFSCGVEGYNRELVWRFMDVQTRLLAPICPHYAEFIWRELLKKEGFMVKAGWPTADVPDLTLKSSNKSLHDSIIRIRKLLQKQLLGSEYMVTAGLIYVNEHLDDWKVECLNILRNKFNRDTRTFAPESEILEALEHRGHSCQQCRPFLNYMKGKANEHGAEVLDLRFSEMEVLKQNLDLIKRQLALEHVEILSAADADSVAKAGDLANVLTQNPSSPGNPTAVFLKTKSEKID; from the coding sequence ACTTTTGGATCCACACTTGCAGGTCGGGCTATTGTGTACAGTGAGCCAGAGAAGAAGGTGCTGTCAAGATCCGGTGATGAATGTGTTGTAGCTTTGACAGAACAGTGGTACATTACATATGGGGAATCAGAATGGAAGAAGTTAGCTGAGGAATGCTTGTCTAGCATTAACTTGTTTTCTGATGAGACAAGACATGGATTTGAGCATACTTTAAGTTGGTTGAACCAGTGGGCTTGCTCACGATCATTTGGTCTTGGGACACGCATACCATGGGATGATCAGTTCTTAGTTGAGTCTATATCGGATTCCACTATTTACATGGCTTATTACACCATTGTCCACTATTTGCAAAATGGTGATATGTATGGATCCACTGATCAATCTGTTATTAAACCTCAACACCTGACTGATGATGTTTGGGATTATATTTTTTGTGATGGACCTTTCCCCAAGTCTACCGATATTTCATCATCACTTTTAGACATAATGAAGAAGGAATTTGAGTATTGGTATCCATTTGATGTTCGAGTTTCTGGTAAGGATCCCATCCAGAATCATCTTACTTTCTGCCTTTACAACCATACTGCAATTATGTCCAAGCACCACTGGCCCCGTGGGTTTAGATGTAATGGGCACATAAAGCTCAATAACAACAAAATGTCCAAGTCTACTGGAAATTTCAGAACTATTCGCCAGACAATTGAAGAGTATTCTGCTGATGCTACACGACTTGCTTTAGCTAATGCTGGTGATGGCGTTGATGATGCCAATTTTGAATTCAATATAGCAGATAAGACAATTAAACGACTCACTAAAGAGATTGAATGGTATGAAAAGATTTTAGCTGCAGAATCTTCTATGACAATCGGTCCTCCATCTACTTTGGCTGATCGCGTGTTTGCCAACGAGATTAACATTGCTGTCAAAACAACTGAGCAAAATTACTCCAACTACATGTTTCGAGAAGCTCTCAGGACTGGCTTTTATGAGCTTCAGATTGCTAAGGATGAGTATATATTCTCATGTGGGGTTGAAGGTTACAATCGTGAGTTGGTGTGGCGGTTTATGGATGTGCAGACACGTCTTCTAGCACCTATCTGCCCACACTATGCAGAGTTTATTTGGAGAGAGCTTTTGAAGAAGGAGGGTTTTATGGTGAAGGCAGGCTGGCCAACTGCAGATGTTCCTGATCTTACACTGAAGAGTTCCAATAAATCTCTGCATGATTCTATTATTCGTATAAGGAAGCTACTTCAGAAGCAACTTTTAGGTTCAGAGTACATGGTGACTGCAGGCTTGATATATGTAAATGAACATTTAGATGATTGGAAAGTGGAGTGCCTGAACATTCTCCGGAACAAATTTAATAGAGATACTCGAACTTTTGCTCCGGAATCAGAGATATTGGAGGCTTTGGAACATAGGGGTCACTCTTGTCAGCAATGTAGGCCTTTCTTGAATTATATGAAGGGTAAAGCCAATGAACACGGGGCTGAGGTGCTGGATTTGAGATTCAGTGAAATGGAGGTTCTTAAACAAAACTTGGACTTGATAAAGAGACAGTTAGCTCTAGAACATGTGGAAATCTTATCTGCAGCTGATGCCGATTCTGTGGCTAAAGCTGGAGATTTAGCTAATGTACTTACCCAAAATCCTTCATCCCCTGGAAATCCAACTGCTGTCTTTCTCAAAACCAAGTCTGAGAAAATTGattag
- the LOC130739097 gene encoding histidine biosynthesis bifunctional protein hisIE, chloroplastic-like: MAVSYVHMLQSARGFHKCNLSFSSHEYPRRSYKTHHLVFASMHTSNPKVDSFLDSLKWDDKGLAVAIAQNVDTGAILMQGFANREAVVTTISSRKATFYSRSRSALWTKGETSNNFINVHDVFLDCDRDSIIYLGKPDGPTCHTGAETCYYTSVFDLLKEQVADGNKLALTSLYDLESTISQRKAELAEVENGKPSWTKRLLLNDELLCSKIREEANELCQTLESNEDKSRTASEMADVLYHAMVLMARKDVKMEDVLQVLRQRFSQSGIEEKRSRASQKSVDG; the protein is encoded by the exons ATGGCTGTTTCCTACGTTCACATGCTTCAATCTGCCAGAGGTTTCCACAAATGCAACCTCTCATTTTCCAGTCATGAGTATCCTAGACGCAGTTACAAGACCCACCACTTAGTTTTCGCTTCTATGCACACATCAAACCCCAAG GTAGACTCATTTCTGGACAGTTTAAAATGGGATGATAAAGGTTTGGCTGTGGCAATAGCTCAGAATGTTGACACAGGAGCCATCCTAATGCAAGGCTTTGCAAATAGAGAAGCAGTGGTTACAACCATATCTTCTCGCAAGGCCACATTCTATAGCCGGTCACGATCAGCATTGTGGACGAAAGGAGAGACCTCTAATAATTTTATCAATGTTCATGATGTCTTTCTTGATTGTGATCGCGATTCC ATAATATACCTTGGAAAACCTGATGGGCCTACCTGCCACACAGGAGCAGAAACATGCTACTATACATCAGTCTTTGACTTGTTAAAAGAACAAGTG GCTGATGGAAATAAATTGGCATTAACTTCTTTGTATGACTTAGAGTCTACAATATCCCAGCGCAAAGCAGAGTTAGCAGAAGTAGAAAATGGAAAGCCTTCTTGGACAAAGCGATTATTGCTTAATGATGAGTTGTTGTGCTCTAAAATCAG AGAAGAGGCAAATGAGTTGTGTCAAACACTAGAGAGTAATGAGGACAAGTCGCGTACTGCTTCAGAGATGGCTGATGTACTGTACCATGCCATGGTTTTGATGGCACGGAAAGATGTCAAAATGGAAGATGTTTTGCAGGTTCTTCGGCAAAGATTTTCCCAATCTGGTATTGAGGAAAAGAGAAGTCGTGCGTCCCAGAAATCAGTGGACGGGTGA